One window from the genome of Dermacentor silvarum isolate Dsil-2018 chromosome 5, BIME_Dsil_1.4, whole genome shotgun sequence encodes:
- the LOC119452758 gene encoding creatine transporter-like, translating to MADKGSRKTALSPRMPSGPRTYQNRAHKLATLFVMTAGSANATQFSTMFIVYGGAPFLLAYLAFLGCVAFPVLRLESSLVQFAGDGNRGIFSTVPFFIGLGYSMTTYALAHAVADTVPLSDALALLLSWTKSFDWHHDCPGGWMTRNLTCHAIRRGSFTQIPCKLARERLTQIYRREQLTEGVPLVDKDGVKLVPTSPYEQWTEACIPDLADTAPPYDL from the exons ATGGCTGACAAAGGCAGCCGTAAGACG GCGTTGTCTCCCAGGATGCCTAGCGGTCCCCGCACCTATCAGAACAGGGCGCACAAGTTGGCCACCCTGTTCGTGATGACGGCCGGAAGCGCCAATGCCACCCAGTTCTCCACGATGTTTATCGTCTACGGAGGAG CGCCGTTCCTGCTGGCGTACCTGGCGTTCCTCGGTTGCGTGGCGTTCCCCGTCCTTCGCCTGGAAAGCAGCCTGGTGCAGTTCGCCGGAGACGGGAACAGGGGCATCTTCAGCACAGTTCCGTTTTTCATAG GTTTGGGCTACTCGATGACCACGTATGCACTCGCGCATGCGGTTGCCGACACTGTGCCGCTGTCGGACGCCCTGGCGCTGCTCCTGTCTTGGACCAAGTCGTTCGACTGGCATCACGACTGCCCCGGGGGCTGGATGACGCGCAACTTGACTTGCCACGCCATCCGACGCGGCTCG TTTACCCAGATTCCCTGCAAGTTGGCTAGAGAGCGTCTGACGCAGATATACCGCCGAGAACAGCTCACAGAGGGCGTTCCGCTGGTCGACAAAGATGGCGTGAAACTTGTGCCGACATCGCCCTACGAGCAGTGGACCGAGGCGTGCATCCCCGACTTGGCAGACACGGCGCCGCCGTACGATTTGTGA
- the LOC125945530 gene encoding uncharacterized protein LOC125945530, which translates to MPTVSAALTYGRPRVFWTILLIVLAASNHLIQRKISPHALDIIDHMEVVDQELRDRARGVKYSTVVPDVLLIILPYVSAEKHLHLHAIIVGGHVIMTHMAIERTTTVLQKVHPISFMVLAPMPTVSASLTYGRPRVFWTLVLSVMGVSNYFIRRKISRHTLDRLDQMHEDNEEVDQDQRDRARGIQNSTILPDLLLTGLPWVSAEDYLPVHALIVAVHIICTYMAIKSATRILEEVHPISFMTESLTSIRNHYFTLSIYMCVLGVAKELIHNQLISSPWGGPLIQIVHVLFVEKETLVASSEFIFTNIAYSLIN; encoded by the exons ATGCCGACCGTGTCGGCCGCCTTGACGTACGGCCGGCCCCGGGTCTTTTGGACCATTTTGCTGATAGTGTTGGCCGCAAGCAACCATCTTATTCAACGGAAGATAAGCCCGCATGCGCTAGACATAATCGACCACATGGAGGTGGTTGACCAGGAATTGCGGGACAGGGCACGCGGTGTGAAATACAGCACCGTCGTGCCCGACGTGCTGCTCATCATTCTGCCGTATGTCTCCGCAGAGAAGCATCTTCATTTGCACGCCATCATAGTGGGAGGTCACGTCATCATGACCCATATGGCGATAGAAAGAACCACCACGGTTCTCCAAAAAGTTCATCCCATCAGCTTCATG GTTCTGGCCCCAATGCCAACCGTGTCTGCCAGTCTCACGTACGGACGCCCCCGGGTGTTTTGGACACTAGTGCTGAGCGTCATGGGAGTGAGCAACTACTTCATTCGACGCAAAATCAGCCGCCACACGCTGGACAGACTTGACCAGATGCATGAAGACAACGAGGAGGTAGACCAGGATCAGCGCGACAGGGCGAGGGGCATCCAAAACAGCACAATCCTGCCGGACCTGCTGCTCACTGGGCTGCCGTGGGTGTCTGCTGAGGACTACCTTCCCGTGCATGCTTTGATAGTCGCAGTGCACATCATCTGCACGTACATGGCCATCAAAAGCGCCACCCGTATTCTAGAGGAAGTTCATCCCATCAGCTTCATG ACCGAGTCACTTACATCCATAAGAAATCACTACTTCACGTTAAGCATCTACATGTGCGTTCTGGGAGTGGCGAAGGAGCTCATTCACAATCAACTCATCTCGTCACCTTGGGGCGGGCCGCTGATACAAATTG TCCACGTGCTCTTCGTGGAGAAAGAGACCTTGGTGGCCAGCTCTGAATTCATATTCACCAACATTGCATATTCACTCATAAATTGA